One part of the Rothia sp. ZJ932 genome encodes these proteins:
- a CDS encoding threonine/serine exporter ThrE family protein, with amino-acid sequence MSTQNNWDPFAPSLSESAEVAPEVPITINATYPSADPLINADAAIYTGQAEITRQAAILPTANDDGQLLPASYPSAEPVSTATAALPVVIPQQTKRRAPGKAVRRSISQFMRADQALTAPLRGVARVAQKQFTLRAQRREESFVREKEQAREVLNFTVRLAETMFHYGADAIDVDSAIVSVCSTYGLNQVEISITNQSIIINYVSDIDRGVYSPVGGTEEDLRFSHTVVRVVRTLSENYAALNDIYRLIHEITESNLPMKQAAARLTSINETPKLYSPLWVLLFNLLIAGSFTLGVGGSWRGAVVSIVSFTVIHFLGQWLAKFGLPGFFMMIFNAAVLATIALYISDDTSIFYQLGFEVSAPHIVGAGLMLFMPTFFLVSCVQDALHGFPLTAAGKLVSTAISFLGLAIGIATAVEILTYAGASGIDLQKAVFTPPPLWVSIVGMAVGSMACAGVTQARKTNLALIIVVSLVGQAVYYGFSTATGLEVTRVNAVLAACTVGGLSTYLAYKLYAPQVIFSVCGIMFLLPGLTFFRGLYAFSVHNNESYGADGMINAGSTVLALAGGVVLGGYLMENAIARWGSSARAQRKNFNR; translated from the coding sequence GTGAGCACGCAGAACAACTGGGATCCGTTCGCGCCTTCCCTCAGTGAATCCGCCGAGGTGGCTCCTGAGGTGCCTATAACCATTAATGCTACCTACCCCTCGGCTGACCCTCTCATTAATGCTGATGCGGCTATATATACAGGTCAGGCGGAGATAACCAGACAAGCCGCCATCTTGCCTACCGCAAACGATGACGGTCAGCTGCTACCTGCGTCCTACCCCTCGGCTGAACCGGTATCGACAGCCACGGCGGCGCTACCGGTTGTTATCCCTCAGCAGACCAAGCGTCGTGCGCCAGGCAAGGCGGTGCGTAGGAGCATTTCGCAGTTTATGCGAGCTGATCAGGCTCTCACTGCTCCCTTGCGAGGGGTTGCCCGCGTGGCACAAAAACAGTTCACTCTGCGCGCCCAGCGCCGCGAAGAAAGCTTTGTGCGTGAAAAAGAACAGGCACGCGAAGTCCTGAATTTTACGGTGCGCTTAGCTGAGACGATGTTTCACTACGGTGCAGACGCTATTGACGTGGACTCGGCAATTGTGTCTGTCTGCTCGACCTACGGGCTCAACCAGGTCGAAATCAGTATCACCAACCAGTCAATTATCATCAACTACGTTTCTGATATTGACCGAGGGGTATATTCACCCGTGGGTGGCACTGAGGAGGACTTACGGTTCAGCCACACGGTGGTGCGGGTGGTACGAACCCTCTCAGAAAATTATGCGGCGCTCAACGATATTTACCGGCTGATTCATGAGATCACTGAATCTAACCTGCCCATGAAACAGGCAGCTGCCAGACTGACCTCTATTAACGAAACCCCTAAACTGTACTCGCCGCTGTGGGTGCTGCTCTTTAACCTGCTCATTGCCGGTAGCTTCACTCTGGGGGTGGGCGGTAGCTGGCGCGGTGCGGTGGTTTCAATCGTGTCATTTACTGTGATTCATTTTTTGGGGCAGTGGTTGGCTAAGTTTGGTCTTCCCGGATTCTTCATGATGATTTTCAACGCCGCTGTTCTTGCCACCATTGCTCTTTACATCAGTGATGATACCTCGATTTTCTATCAGCTGGGCTTCGAGGTTTCTGCCCCGCACATTGTGGGTGCTGGTCTTATGCTCTTTATGCCCACTTTCTTTTTGGTGTCGTGTGTGCAGGACGCTCTCCACGGCTTTCCGCTGACCGCTGCGGGAAAACTTGTAAGCACCGCTATTTCTTTCTTGGGTCTGGCAATTGGCATCGCAACGGCGGTAGAGATTTTGACCTATGCAGGCGCTAGCGGAATTGATCTACAAAAAGCGGTGTTTACGCCACCGCCACTGTGGGTGAGCATCGTTGGCATGGCGGTGGGTAGCATGGCGTGCGCCGGGGTCACTCAGGCACGAAAAACTAATCTTGCCCTGATTATTGTGGTGTCTTTGGTGGGGCAGGCTGTGTACTACGGTTTTAGCACGGCGACGGGGTTAGAGGTAACCCGCGTCAATGCTGTTTTGGCGGCGTGTACGGTCGGCGGTTTGAGCACTTATTTGGCGTATAAACTTTACGCACCCCAAGTGATTTTCTCGGTCTGCGGCATTATGTTTTTGCTGCCGGGTTTGACTTTCTTTAGGGGGTTGTATGCCTTTAGTGTGCATAACAACGAATCCTACGGGGCAGATGGCATGATCAACGCAGGCTCAACAGTTCTTGCCCTCGCTGGTGGGGTGGTACTGGGGGGTTACCTGATGGAAAACGCCATTGCCCGCTGGGGTAGCAGCGCCCGCGCCCAGCGTAAGAACTTCAACCGCTAA
- a CDS encoding DUF3263 domain-containing protein encodes MESEREPTGEVIDAMEQPLSDEDGFEEKTDETREPESDTPTSALTDIEAAIIGLEKRRWKYPGAKEQAIRQQLSLSPIAYYQLLNTMIDTPRVIAVEPALTRRLREHRDNG; translated from the coding sequence ATGGAATCTGAACGAGAACCTACCGGTGAAGTGATAGATGCAATGGAGCAACCGTTATCCGATGAGGACGGTTTTGAGGAAAAAACCGATGAAACACGGGAACCTGAATCTGACACTCCAACCTCAGCGCTGACTGATATTGAAGCTGCCATTATTGGGTTAGAGAAAAGACGCTGGAAGTACCCCGGCGCTAAAGAGCAGGCTATCCGCCAGCAGTTGAGCTTGAGCCCTATCGCCTACTATCAGCTACTTAACACCATGATTGACACCCCGCGTGTGATTGCTGTTGAGCCTGCCCTGACTCGTCGCCTGCGAGAGCACCGCGATAACGG
- a CDS encoding threonine/serine exporter ThrE family protein — protein sequence MASTDKTQLQQKAYPSAFEQVSLSLSSEGAFGSSAGLPRARDVAAKSAAVVDSNSEYVAHSSGTSVAEGSAKIHGAENLGETAGGAAELPSASLDAFGSSLPAIDLSRVKDPGLRDYLLNHKPDSTGENTPDAFGAAHDMPVAATTEDISPFGPAATQQSEPTPLTTAIPLATTTLLVSGTGMQQASYPSVAPATAGIPQVKSAPKSPSKVRSTLKSFVQPDKSLTKPVRGLERISQRQFAMSSRKHRERYVREKEEAREVLNFTLRLSETMFHYGADAMDVDSAIVAVCAAYGLDEVEVDITNQSVIINYVSDIDGLVDSNGHARGDSFERFSHTVVRVVRSWSENYAALADVYKLIHDITEKGLSREDADRKLNRINNAKKLYSPMTVMIANIAAAGTLTIGIGGSWRAGLVSSLLFLCVYFMDQMLSKLNMPSFFHMAASAGLITFAAIYLGDSDSFLTQLGIPVSAPHIVAAGLIMLLPTFKLVSAVQDAINGFPLTAAGRFVSTAMSFLGLVVGLASGVAALSFMGATPLDISQSKFDTPEMVTNIVFMTLASLSIAVTTQTRKRTLGWIVLVTVTSMLIYHGFTAVFGAGSGRGNTAIAALVIGLLSTLLAHRFHAPQAIFSIPSLTFLLPGLSIFRGLYSFTVEADSVMGVPGMVTALAIILSMASGVVLGGYIMQYLIQRFAPQQSATTDNLTQAIPQVMDR from the coding sequence ATCTACCGATAAGACTCAGCTACAGCAAAAAGCGTACCCTTCTGCTTTCGAGCAGGTTTCTCTTTCACTGAGTTCTGAGGGTGCTTTTGGTAGCTCTGCTGGGCTACCCCGTGCCCGTGATGTTGCGGCGAAGTCTGCTGCGGTTGTAGATAGCAATTCTGAGTACGTTGCTCATTCTTCGGGAACCTCGGTGGCTGAGGGATCTGCGAAGATCCACGGTGCTGAGAACCTCGGTGAGACTGCTGGTGGGGCAGCCGAGTTGCCCTCTGCGTCCTTAGATGCTTTTGGCAGTTCTTTGCCGGCCATTGACCTATCGCGGGTCAAAGACCCCGGTCTACGCGATTACTTACTGAACCACAAGCCTGATTCTACCGGTGAAAATACACCGGATGCTTTCGGTGCTGCCCACGATATGCCGGTGGCGGCTACTACCGAAGATATAAGCCCGTTTGGTCCTGCTGCCACTCAGCAGTCAGAACCTACCCCGCTTACCACAGCGATACCCCTTGCCACCACCACCTTGCTGGTATCAGGCACAGGTATGCAGCAGGCGTCCTACCCCTCAGTGGCACCTGCTACGGCGGGTATTCCGCAGGTAAAATCTGCGCCCAAATCGCCCTCGAAGGTTCGCTCTACTCTCAAATCTTTTGTTCAGCCCGATAAGTCGCTGACTAAGCCGGTGCGCGGTCTAGAGCGTATTTCTCAGCGTCAGTTTGCGATGTCTTCGCGCAAGCACCGTGAACGTTACGTTCGCGAAAAAGAAGAGGCACGCGAGGTTCTGAACTTCACCCTGCGCTTGTCTGAGACCATGTTCCATTACGGCGCGGACGCGATGGATGTCGATTCCGCGATTGTTGCGGTGTGCGCCGCCTACGGGCTCGACGAGGTTGAAGTTGATATTACCAACCAGTCGGTTATCATCAACTACGTTTCTGATATTGACGGTTTGGTAGATTCTAACGGGCACGCCCGCGGCGACTCATTTGAGCGTTTTAGCCACACGGTGGTGCGCGTGGTGCGTTCCTGGTCTGAGAACTATGCGGCCTTGGCAGATGTGTACAAGCTGATCCACGACATCACCGAAAAAGGGCTGAGTCGCGAGGACGCCGACCGCAAACTCAACCGCATTAACAATGCGAAGAAACTGTATTCGCCGATGACGGTGATGATTGCCAACATTGCGGCAGCGGGTACGCTGACCATCGGCATTGGCGGTAGCTGGCGTGCCGGTCTTGTGTCATCTTTGCTGTTTTTGTGCGTCTACTTTATGGATCAGATGCTCAGTAAACTTAACATGCCCAGCTTCTTTCACATGGCGGCAAGCGCAGGTCTTATTACCTTCGCGGCGATTTACCTCGGTGATAGCGATTCGTTCTTAACGCAGTTAGGCATTCCCGTCTCTGCACCGCACATTGTTGCTGCCGGTCTAATTATGCTGTTGCCAACCTTCAAGCTGGTCTCTGCGGTTCAGGACGCGATCAACGGCTTCCCCCTGACGGCGGCGGGGCGTTTTGTGTCTACTGCTATGTCGTTTTTGGGCTTGGTGGTGGGTCTTGCCAGCGGTGTTGCGGCTCTGTCGTTTATGGGTGCCACGCCTTTGGATATTAGTCAGAGTAAGTTTGATACCCCTGAGATGGTCACCAACATTGTGTTTATGACCTTGGCTTCGCTTTCTATTGCGGTGACAACCCAGACCCGTAAACGTACTCTGGGGTGGATTGTCCTTGTAACGGTCACGTCCATGCTGATCTATCACGGCTTTACCGCTGTATTTGGTGCGGGCAGCGGACGCGGCAACACAGCGATTGCTGCTCTGGTGATTGGCTTGCTCAGTACTTTGTTGGCGCACCGCTTTCATGCTCCGCAGGCTATATTTTCTATTCCCTCGCTGACCTTCTTACTACCCGGTCTTTCAATCTTCCGTGGCTTGTATTCGTTCACGGTTGAGGCAGACTCCGTGATGGGTGTGCCCGGCATGGTGACAGCACTGGCGATTATTCTGTCGATGGCATCAGGTGTGGTCTTGGGCGGCTATATCATGCAGTACCTGATTCAGCGGTTTGCGCCCCAACAAAGTGCGACGACCGACAACCTTACTCAGGCTATCCCGCAGGTCATGGATCGATAG
- a CDS encoding uracil-DNA glycosylase, with translation MPARPLNEIMAADWAHALAPVEENIRAMGNFLREEHAAGRATLPPASVTFRAFERPMSEVKVLVIGQDPYPTPGHAMGLSFSVQPDVRPVPRSLQNIYKELHTDLGITPPAHGDLSAWSNQGVMLLNRVLSVGAGDAGSHRNKGWETITTCAITALAQRGTPLVGILWGADARKCKPLLGGYPCVESAHPSPLSASRGFFGSRPFSHTNDLLIQQGAQPVNWQLPASA, from the coding sequence ATGCCCGCGCGTCCGCTCAACGAAATTATGGCTGCCGACTGGGCTCACGCATTAGCGCCCGTCGAAGAGAATATTCGTGCAATGGGCAACTTTCTACGCGAAGAGCATGCCGCCGGACGCGCCACCCTACCACCGGCGTCCGTCACTTTCAGAGCTTTTGAGCGGCCCATGAGTGAGGTGAAAGTGCTCGTTATTGGGCAAGACCCCTACCCCACCCCCGGTCACGCAATGGGGCTTTCGTTCTCGGTGCAACCCGATGTTCGCCCCGTGCCACGCTCTTTGCAGAATATCTATAAAGAACTGCACACAGATTTAGGAATCACCCCGCCTGCCCACGGTGACCTCAGCGCCTGGAGTAATCAGGGCGTCATGCTGTTAAACAGAGTGCTCTCGGTAGGTGCCGGAGACGCCGGTTCGCACCGCAATAAGGGCTGGGAAACCATCACTACCTGCGCCATCACCGCCCTCGCACAGCGCGGAACGCCGCTGGTGGGTATTCTCTGGGGCGCGGACGCGCGCAAGTGCAAGCCCTTGCTGGGCGGCTACCCCTGTGTTGAGTCGGCTCACCCTTCACCTTTGAGTGCTTCCAGGGGCTTCTTTGGCTCACGTCCTTTTTCACACACGAACGACCTGCTAATACAGCAGGGTGCCCAACCCGTGAACTGGCAGTTACCCGCCTCTGCCTAA